Proteins encoded within one genomic window of Lepidochelys kempii isolate rLepKem1 chromosome 11, rLepKem1.hap2, whole genome shotgun sequence:
- the LOC140895253 gene encoding myb/SANT-like DNA-binding domain-containing protein 7 has protein sequence MQSSSAQVTMMESQNRKRAPAWTEREVRDLIAVWGEESVLSELCSSFRNAKTFLKISQGMKDRGHNRDPKQCRVKLKELRQAYQKTREANSRSGSEPQTCRFYDELHAILGGSATTTPAVLFDSFNGDGGNTEAGFGDEEDDDEEEVVDSSQQASGETGFPDSQELFLTLDLEPVPPEPTQGCLLDPAGGEGTSAACVSMITGSSPSQRLVKLRKKKKTHSR, from the exons atgcagagctcatcagcacaggtgaccatgatggagtcccagaatcgcaaaagagctccagcatggaccgaacgggaggtacgggatctgatcgctgtttggggagaggaatccgtgctatcagaactctgttccagttttcgaaatgccaaaacctttctgaaaatctcccagggcatgaaggacagaggccataacagggacccgaagcagtgccgcgtgaaactgaaggagctgaggcaagcctaccagaaaaccagagaggcgaacagccgctctgggtcagagccccaaacatgccgcttctatgatgagctgcatgccattttagggggttcagccaccactaccccagccgtgttgtttgactccttcaatggagatggaggcaatacggaagcaggttttggggacgaagaagatgatgatgaggaggaggttgtagatagctcacagcaagcaagtggagaaaccggttttcccgacagccaggaactgtttctcaccctagacctggagccagtaccccccgaacccacccaaggctgcctcctggacccagcaggcggagaagggacctctg ctgcatgtgtttcaatgatcacaggatcttctccttcccagaggctagtgaagctcagaaagaaaaaaaaaacgcactcgcgatga